The following are encoded together in the Bacteroidales bacterium MB20-C3-3 genome:
- the trxB gene encoding thioredoxin-disulfide reductase — MSNHYDAIIIGAGPAGLTAGIYLSRARVKTLILNEGTVGGQMVLTHEIANYPGVESISGYQLAMIMKKQAQSFGCDIKSNIIVKDINPHGREKSVMLSDGTKYTSDALIVTTGGRSRTIGVPGEEQLKGRGISYCATCDGDFFTDKEIVVVGGGNSALEEAVSLTKYASKVTIVHQFDHFQALQHYVDEAKKNPKIHFIMESTIAAFHGDEKLESVDIRNLKTEEIYNFKTDGTFVFIGYVPNTESLKGKVDLNQWGEIVVKPDMSTSVEGVFGAGDSITKRFRQVTTAVGDGTVAALSASAYINDLKKV; from the coding sequence ATGAGCAATCATTACGACGCAATTATAATTGGGGCAGGCCCTGCAGGACTTACTGCAGGGATCTACCTTTCACGAGCCCGGGTAAAAACTCTGATTTTGAACGAGGGGACCGTTGGAGGGCAGATGGTTCTTACCCACGAAATAGCCAACTATCCAGGTGTGGAAAGCATAAGCGGATATCAGCTGGCTATGATAATGAAAAAACAGGCTCAAAGCTTTGGCTGTGATATAAAATCAAACATTATAGTAAAAGATATAAATCCACATGGGAGAGAAAAATCTGTAATGTTATCTGATGGAACAAAATACACTTCAGATGCATTGATAGTTACAACCGGTGGAAGATCAAGAACAATAGGTGTTCCGGGAGAGGAACAACTTAAAGGAAGAGGGATATCCTACTGCGCAACCTGTGATGGTGATTTCTTTACAGACAAAGAGATTGTAGTAGTAGGAGGAGGAAACTCAGCACTTGAAGAGGCAGTTTCTCTAACTAAATACGCTTCTAAAGTAACTATCGTACACCAGTTTGACCATTTTCAGGCACTACAGCACTATGTTGACGAAGCAAAAAAGAACCCTAAGATTCACTTTATTATGGAGTCAACAATTGCCGCTTTTCACGGTGATGAAAAACTTGAAAGCGTAGACATCAGGAACCTGAAAACAGAAGAGATATACAATTTTAAAACAGATGGCACTTTTGTGTTTATCGGATATGTTCCAAACACAGAGTCTCTCAAAGGAAAGGTTGATCTTAACCAGTGGGGAGAGATTGTTGTTAAACCGGATATGTCAACAAGTGTTGAGGGGGTATTTGGAGCAGGAGACAGCATAACAAAAAGATTCAGACAGGTAACAACAGCAGTAGGTGACGGGACAGTGGCTGCACTCTCAGCATCAGCATATATAAATGATTTAAAAAAAGTGTGA
- a CDS encoding thioredoxin produces the protein MLYTNLKHIESASQHAKILSENENVMVICGRMGPMCIPVYGIAEELESEYTHVKFFDMEFDNPESHVIRNLPEVRGFMGIPFTIYYKNGRVVKATSSIQTREQVTTILDKEFGSPKK, from the coding sequence ATGCTTTATACAAATCTTAAACACATTGAATCAGCGTCACAGCATGCGAAGATTCTCAGCGAAAATGAAAATGTAATGGTAATTTGCGGCAGAATGGGACCTATGTGTATACCTGTTTATGGAATAGCAGAGGAGCTTGAGTCTGAGTATACCCATGTAAAATTCTTTGATATGGAGTTTGACAACCCTGAGTCACATGTAATACGCAATCTCCCTGAGGTAAGAGGATTTATGGGAATTCCATTTACTATCTATTACAAAAACGGCAGGGTGGTTAAAGCAACCTCAAGTATACAAACAAGAGAACAGGTGACTACAATTCTTGACAAAGAGTTTGGATCACCAAAAAAATAA
- a CDS encoding Crp/Fnr family transcriptional regulator: MKTIKESDKEYICNIQAPCFQSLDHMELEMVKSSRTQVLFKRGDTVAKQGAFASYILFIVNGLCRQYIEGPGDKSHNLRIVQPGEFIGLSAIFNKNIYGYSVAAITDCHAFLVEKETIASVIEKNGRFGMSLIKRYCEQNSDLFSSMSSLLYKQMNGRMAETILYLDSLRGSHPDIFQLLSRRDLAEFAAVSVESAVKLLKSFERDGIIELSEKEIIIKEKNSLAQLSLKG; encoded by the coding sequence ATGAAAACTATAAAAGAGAGTGATAAGGAGTATATCTGTAATATACAGGCTCCTTGTTTTCAATCGCTTGATCACATGGAGCTTGAAATGGTGAAATCAAGCAGAACACAAGTGCTATTCAAGCGGGGAGATACTGTTGCAAAACAGGGTGCCTTTGCCTCTTATATTCTATTTATTGTAAATGGTTTATGCCGACAATACATAGAGGGTCCCGGGGATAAAAGCCATAACCTCAGGATTGTGCAACCCGGAGAGTTCATTGGGCTCTCAGCAATTTTTAATAAAAATATCTATGGTTATTCGGTCGCAGCAATTACTGACTGCCACGCTTTTTTAGTTGAAAAAGAGACAATTGCTTCTGTCATTGAGAAAAACGGGAGATTTGGCATGAGCTTGATTAAGAGATATTGTGAGCAAAACTCAGACCTCTTCTCTTCCATGTCCAGCCTGTTATATAAGCAGATGAACGGCAGAATGGCTGAAACCATCCTTTATCTTGATTCTTTAAGGGGGTCTCATCCGGATATTTTTCAGCTTCTTTCAAGAAGGGATTTAGCCGAGTTTGCCGCAGTCTCTGTTGAGAGTGCTGTTAAGCTGTTAAAGAGTTTTGAGAGAGATGGCATAATAGAACTCAGCGAGAAGGAGATAATAATAAAAGAGAAAAACTCTTTGGCTCAGCTTAGTCTGAAAGGCTAA
- the pdxH gene encoding pyridoxamine 5'-phosphate oxidase: protein MKEKRLYHMRKDYSPSPLKESLLSPHPLSQFEKWFDEARESEKYEVNAMILSTCGDDGAPSSRVVLLKKYSPEGYVFFTNYESKKGDDMERNPKAALLFYWPGSMRQIRIEGQVSRILSAESDEYFSSRPAESRASAILSKQSRPLDDKEAFDQRVQTLAAEGSTERPPYWGGYILNPLYYEFWQGATSRTHDRFSYTKDGDNWKITRLFP from the coding sequence ATGAAAGAAAAGAGATTATACCATATGAGGAAAGATTACTCACCCTCGCCTCTGAAAGAGAGTTTACTCTCTCCTCATCCATTGAGTCAATTTGAAAAGTGGTTTGATGAGGCAAGGGAGAGTGAGAAATACGAAGTCAACGCTATGATTTTATCAACTTGCGGAGATGATGGGGCTCCATCCTCCCGGGTAGTACTTCTGAAAAAATACTCACCTGAAGGCTATGTATTTTTCACAAATTATGAAAGCAAAAAGGGAGATGATATGGAGAGAAATCCAAAAGCAGCATTACTCTTTTACTGGCCGGGCAGTATGAGACAGATAAGAATTGAGGGTCAGGTAAGCCGAATACTCTCTGCTGAGTCCGATGAGTATTTCAGCAGCAGACCAGCAGAGAGCCGGGCATCTGCCATCCTTTCAAAACAGAGCAGACCTCTTGATGATAAGGAGGCTTTTGATCAAAGAGTGCAGACTCTTGCTGCAGAGGGGAGTACAGAGAGACCTCCATATTGGGGAGGATATATCCTGAATCCTCTCTACTATGAATTCTGGCAAGGAGCAACAAGCAGAACACACGACAGATTCAGCTACACTAAAGATGGTGACAACTGGAAAATCACAAGATTATTCCCTTAG
- a CDS encoding hemerythrin family protein, protein MSNCKTIVWSEELTVNEGRIDNQHKEIFEIINSFVFENEINSGVAKLAELLSKLTDYSLVHFKEEEHYMKVNKFPHIAEHRALHKYYIKKVALFNLNYSNIIPTNSDEVCKFLIKWWTKHILEQDFKYKLHIDQIR, encoded by the coding sequence ATGTCTAATTGTAAAACAATAGTCTGGAGCGAGGAGCTTACTGTGAATGAAGGAAGGATTGATAACCAGCATAAGGAAATTTTTGAAATAATAAATAGCTTTGTATTTGAAAATGAGATAAATTCCGGGGTTGCAAAACTGGCAGAGCTTCTTTCTAAACTTACAGATTATAGTTTAGTGCATTTCAAAGAAGAGGAGCACTATATGAAGGTTAACAAATTTCCTCATATTGCTGAACACCGGGCGTTGCACAAGTATTACATCAAGAAAGTCGCCCTCTTTAATCTTAATTACTCAAACATTATCCCAACAAATTCGGATGAAGTATGCAAATTCTTGATTAAATGGTGGACTAAACACATTCTTGAACAGGACTTTAAGTACAAACTTCATATTGATCAAATACGATGA
- a CDS encoding DsbA family protein, which translates to MKTEKPIHIVYFSDPVCSYCWGSEPIISRLKRERGDMFDIEYRMGGLMPDWSMFSGHPDGPAVVGKHWPEASERIGFRIDGSVWETDPPASSYPPSIAFKAASLQGEAKGLGFYFIMRELLFHKRVNIAKRENLLRAAEESGLNIQVFLRDLDGQGRELFEADLKFAADLNVDLFPTYIMSSLSGKRARLAGFISYDKLSATIDEIL; encoded by the coding sequence ATGAAAACAGAAAAGCCAATTCATATTGTCTATTTTTCTGACCCGGTTTGCTCATATTGCTGGGGTAGTGAGCCGATTATAAGCCGATTAAAAAGGGAGAGAGGAGATATGTTTGATATTGAATATCGAATGGGTGGCCTGATGCCGGATTGGAGTATGTTTTCCGGACATCCGGATGGTCCTGCTGTTGTTGGTAAGCACTGGCCGGAGGCCTCAGAGAGAATTGGTTTCAGAATTGATGGAAGTGTATGGGAGACTGATCCGCCCGCATCATCATATCCTCCCTCTATTGCCTTTAAAGCGGCATCGCTTCAGGGAGAGGCTAAAGGGCTGGGATTCTACTTTATAATGAGGGAACTTTTGTTCCATAAAAGAGTTAATATTGCAAAAAGAGAGAATCTGCTCAGGGCCGCAGAGGAATCGGGATTAAATATCCAGGTATTTCTAAGGGATCTTGATGGTCAGGGAAGGGAGCTTTTTGAGGCAGATCTTAAGTTTGCAGCTGACCTTAATGTGGATCTTTTTCCAACATACATAATGAGCTCTCTGTCCGGTAAGAGGGCGAGACTTGCCGGATTTATTTCTTACGACAAACTATCCGCTACAATTGATGAAATTCTTTAG
- a CDS encoding ATP-binding protein codes for MIKFRFEYGMILIYLLLGSGWILFSDELTELLAPNPEVAAHFQTYKGLFYVFVTALLFYGFLRKHLQKLRKAEEKALESDRLKSGFLANVSHEIRTPMNGVMGFAELLKDESLTNEQRLEYISVIERSGERMLDLINDIVNISMIDTGQVRLHLSNVDTSELVTSLAALFEPAAIEKGVSLKFSPCSGDGMVGNLLLDREKVICVLSILIKNALKYTSKGSIEVSCRREADIVRFTVKDTGIGIPEGQLEAIFKRFVQVNMSYTKTYDGAGLGLAIAKSFVEIMGGKIWAESYQGSGSIFNFTIPYKTSKDLIK; via the coding sequence ATGATTAAGTTCCGATTCGAATACGGAATGATTCTGATCTATTTGCTGCTTGGAAGTGGATGGATTCTTTTTTCTGATGAGCTTACCGAGTTACTCGCTCCTAATCCTGAAGTAGCAGCACATTTCCAAACATACAAAGGTCTTTTTTATGTTTTTGTAACAGCGCTGCTCTTTTATGGATTCCTTAGGAAGCACCTGCAAAAACTAAGAAAAGCAGAAGAAAAAGCACTTGAGAGTGATAGATTAAAATCCGGGTTTCTGGCAAATGTAAGCCACGAGATCAGAACTCCTATGAATGGAGTTATGGGATTTGCTGAACTACTTAAAGATGAGTCGCTTACTAATGAGCAAAGATTGGAATACATATCTGTCATTGAGAGGAGTGGAGAGCGGATGCTTGACCTTATAAACGATATTGTCAATATTTCTATGATTGATACAGGGCAGGTTAGACTACATTTAAGCAATGTTGATACTTCTGAACTTGTCACCTCTCTTGCCGCTCTCTTTGAGCCGGCTGCTATTGAAAAGGGGGTAAGTCTCAAATTTTCACCATGCAGTGGAGATGGAATGGTTGGTAATTTGCTGTTAGACAGAGAAAAGGTAATTTGTGTATTATCAATACTTATTAAAAATGCTTTAAAGTATACAAGCAAGGGAAGTATTGAGGTTAGTTGCAGAAGAGAGGCAGATATTGTCAGGTTTACTGTTAAAGATACCGGAATTGGCATTCCGGAAGGTCAGCTGGAGGCAATTTTTAAAAGATTTGTTCAGGTAAACATGTCTTATACCAAAACTTATGATGGGGCAGGTCTGGGACTTGCAATTGCGAAGTCTTTCGTCGAAATTATGGGTGGTAAAATATGGGCAGAATCTTATCAGGGTAGCGGATCAATTTTTAACTTTACGATTCCGTACAAAACCTCTAAAGATTTAATTAAATAA
- a CDS encoding serine hydrolase, protein MRTITKFLIILIISLSIANVVCGEGKDFIDSITVRSMKSFNVPGIAVAVVKDGKIVHMKGYGVASIETKAPVNENTLFAIASNSKAFTSAALSILVKEGKLKWDTPVCDIIPEFRLSDPYTTRAFTISDLLSHRGGLGLGAGDLMIWPDGSDFTTSDVIYNLRFLKPAAPFRTRYLYNNLMYIVAGEVIARVSGSSWESFIEERIMSPLGMTRSAGSYKRLRDKSNTATPHAPVNGVVKVIEMELNSMANAAGGIYSSVADMAKWVSAQMGKREYEDTWTPHTIIPVRGATTYRTHFSAYSLGWRVSDAEGYKIVTHTGGLSGFLTQVTMVPELNLGIIVFTNQQSSEAFVSVTNTILDKYFKVEGKDRIAENLERLNISLSEAEKVISDVNSVVGSARVKIDKDYLKSFCGSYRDNWLGIVKIEQDGDNLKFVSARSPKLSGEMRYYKGNTFIVKWYDRSFDADAFVMFTLNNQGLPNGFTMKAISPLTDFSYDFHDLLFIR, encoded by the coding sequence ATGAGAACAATTACAAAATTTTTGATTATCCTAATCATTTCACTCTCTATTGCTAATGTTGTCTGCGGAGAGGGAAAAGATTTCATAGACAGTATTACTGTTAGGTCTATGAAGAGTTTTAATGTGCCGGGAATTGCAGTTGCGGTTGTGAAAGATGGAAAAATTGTTCATATGAAGGGATATGGTGTTGCTTCAATTGAGACAAAGGCCCCTGTAAATGAAAACACTCTATTTGCAATTGCATCAAACAGTAAAGCATTCACCTCTGCTGCTCTCTCAATTTTGGTAAAAGAGGGGAAATTAAAATGGGATACTCCTGTGTGTGATATAATTCCTGAATTCAGGCTTAGTGATCCATACACAACCCGGGCATTTACAATTAGTGACCTGCTGTCTCACAGGGGGGGGCTCGGTCTTGGTGCCGGAGATCTTATGATATGGCCGGATGGCTCAGACTTTACTACGTCTGATGTTATTTATAATTTAAGATTTCTGAAACCTGCAGCTCCCTTCAGGACAAGATACCTGTACAATAACTTAATGTATATTGTTGCAGGGGAGGTAATCGCAAGAGTTTCCGGTTCAAGCTGGGAGTCCTTTATTGAGGAGAGGATAATGTCTCCTCTTGGAATGACAAGGAGCGCGGGATCGTATAAAAGATTAAGAGATAAAAGTAATACAGCCACTCCTCACGCACCGGTCAATGGAGTAGTCAAGGTTATTGAGATGGAATTAAACTCAATGGCTAATGCTGCGGGCGGGATATACAGCAGCGTGGCTGATATGGCAAAATGGGTATCGGCACAAATGGGCAAAAGGGAGTATGAAGATACATGGACTCCACATACAATAATTCCGGTAAGGGGAGCCACAACATACAGAACTCACTTTTCTGCATACTCTCTTGGATGGAGAGTAAGTGACGCAGAGGGGTACAAGATAGTTACCCATACAGGCGGGTTATCTGGTTTTCTTACACAGGTGACAATGGTGCCGGAACTGAATCTGGGAATTATTGTATTTACAAATCAGCAATCATCTGAGGCTTTTGTCTCTGTTACAAATACAATACTGGATAAGTATTTCAAGGTTGAAGGTAAAGACAGGATAGCTGAGAACCTTGAAAGATTGAACATCTCCTTGTCTGAGGCAGAGAAGGTGATATCAGATGTTAATAGTGTTGTGGGTAGTGCTAGGGTGAAAATTGACAAAGATTATCTCAAGAGTTTCTGTGGCAGCTACAGAGACAATTGGCTGGGGATTGTTAAAATTGAGCAAGACGGAGATAACTTAAAGTTTGTATCTGCAAGATCTCCAAAGCTGTCAGGTGAAATGAGGTATTATAAGGGCAACACATTTATAGTTAAATGGTATGACCGCTCTTTTGATGCTGATGCTTTTGTTATGTTTACTCTAAATAATCAGGGCTTACCCAATGGCTTTACAATGAAGGCTATATCTCCACTTACAGACTTCAGTTATGACTTCCACGATCTGCTATTTATCAGATAG
- a CDS encoding DUF5698 domain-containing protein codes for MFDFLDTYPYLLPIIIFFGRIIDVTLGTLRIIFVSKGEKYKAPLIGFFEVLIWIVVISEIFSRANDMVAYISYAAGYASGNFVGIIIEQRIAFGIILCRIYTRKNGGELVSIFNANNFGATLLEATGSVEKIQIIETVIERKEMKKVEKLVIEFDPDVFYVVEDVRVKQRGIFPKTRSLMSRWRIGK; via the coding sequence ATGTTTGATTTCCTTGATACATACCCATACTTGCTTCCAATTATTATATTTTTCGGCAGGATTATAGATGTTACACTGGGCACACTAAGAATTATTTTTGTCTCTAAGGGGGAAAAGTACAAAGCTCCTTTGATTGGTTTCTTTGAGGTGCTCATCTGGATTGTTGTGATATCAGAAATTTTTTCAAGAGCTAATGATATGGTTGCCTACATCTCTTATGCTGCGGGTTATGCCTCCGGGAATTTTGTAGGAATTATAATTGAACAGAGAATTGCTTTTGGTATAATTCTTTGCAGGATTTACACAAGAAAAAATGGAGGAGAGCTGGTTTCAATTTTCAATGCCAACAATTTTGGGGCAACTTTACTTGAGGCTACAGGTTCTGTCGAAAAAATTCAAATAATTGAGACTGTTATTGAGAGAAAGGAGATGAAAAAAGTAGAAAAACTGGTGATAGAATTTGATCCGGATGTTTTCTATGTTGTTGAGGATGTAAGGGTGAAGCAAAGAGGAATCTTTCCAAAGACAAGATCACTTATGTCCCGGTGGAGAATAGGAAAATGA
- a CDS encoding amidase, giving the protein MKTKYRYFSVLLTALILITSCSQVNNRGDRDTSYLEEIGIRELADKFRSGELSIKQVTEDYLLRIEKFDKSGPMLNSIISVNPDAIKIAEELERELAEGRDRGPLHGIPVILKDNIDTRDSMPTTAGAIVLKDSYAKKDSKIAELLREAGAIILAKSNLSEWANFRGNISSSGWSGVGGQTRNPYITDRNPCGSSSGSGVAVSANLCAFAIGTETNGSIVCPSNNNGIVGFKPTVGLLSRSGIIPISFTQDTPGPMTRSVEDAAIVLGVLAASDSADALTLVKEARFIQDYTQFLNKDGLKGKRIGLLTNIGGFHFKVDSLMRGVVSYLKSAGADIVEINYPLGGGVSAASFQVMLYEFKDGLEKYFASLGEGAPVKTLDELIRFNKSDSTELRFFDQQLLEMAAQKGTLDDEEYKQSLAFMQKMTREQGIDKVMNENKLDALIAPTGGPAWKTDLINGDNFLGSSSSYAAISGYPNITVPMGFIGELPVGVSFFGRAWSEAELLAIAYAYEQGTKHRKAPQFLNSFRFKKR; this is encoded by the coding sequence ATGAAAACAAAATATAGATATTTCTCAGTTTTGTTAACTGCGCTAATTCTTATAACCTCTTGCTCCCAGGTTAATAACAGAGGAGACAGGGACACCTCATACCTGGAGGAGATTGGTATAAGAGAGTTGGCAGATAAATTCAGATCAGGGGAATTGTCAATAAAACAAGTTACAGAAGATTATCTTCTGAGGATAGAGAAATTTGACAAGAGCGGACCAATGCTCAATTCAATAATTTCTGTCAACCCTGATGCAATTAAGATTGCTGAGGAGCTGGAGCGTGAACTTGCCGAAGGGAGAGACAGAGGTCCTTTGCATGGAATTCCTGTAATTCTCAAGGATAACATTGACACCAGAGATTCAATGCCTACTACCGCAGGAGCAATAGTTCTGAAGGACTCTTATGCAAAAAAAGACAGTAAGATTGCAGAATTATTGAGAGAGGCCGGAGCGATAATCCTGGCGAAGTCAAATTTAAGCGAATGGGCAAACTTCAGAGGGAATATCTCGTCAAGTGGATGGAGTGGAGTTGGGGGTCAAACCAGAAATCCATATATAACTGACAGGAATCCTTGTGGATCCAGCTCAGGATCTGGCGTTGCTGTCTCTGCAAATCTCTGCGCTTTTGCAATTGGTACCGAGACAAACGGATCAATAGTTTGTCCATCCAATAATAATGGAATTGTTGGATTTAAACCTACTGTAGGGCTGTTAAGCCGATCTGGTATTATTCCAATCTCTTTTACTCAGGATACCCCCGGCCCAATGACAAGGAGTGTTGAGGATGCAGCAATAGTGTTAGGAGTTCTTGCTGCTTCCGACTCTGCGGACGCTTTGACTCTGGTTAAAGAGGCAAGGTTTATTCAGGATTATACTCAATTCCTTAACAAAGACGGATTAAAAGGGAAGAGAATAGGATTGCTGACAAATATTGGAGGATTCCACTTTAAGGTAGATTCGCTTATGAGAGGGGTTGTATCTTATCTAAAGAGTGCCGGAGCGGATATTGTGGAGATAAATTATCCTTTGGGAGGGGGTGTTAGTGCAGCCTCTTTCCAGGTCATGCTTTACGAATTCAAGGATGGACTTGAAAAATATTTTGCATCACTTGGGGAGGGTGCTCCTGTTAAAACGCTGGACGAGTTGATTAGGTTTAACAAAAGCGATTCAACAGAACTTAGGTTTTTTGATCAGCAACTTCTGGAAATGGCTGCTCAAAAGGGGACTTTGGATGATGAGGAGTATAAGCAATCATTGGCCTTTATGCAAAAAATGACCAGGGAGCAGGGAATTGATAAAGTAATGAATGAGAACAAACTGGATGCATTAATTGCACCAACAGGGGGGCCGGCCTGGAAGACAGACCTTATAAACGGAGATAATTTTCTGGGGAGTAGCTCCTCATATGCAGCAATATCGGGCTATCCTAACATCACTGTCCCAATGGGTTTTATTGGGGAACTGCCTGTGGGTGTCTCGTTTTTTGGAAGAGCCTGGAGCGAGGCAGAGCTTCTTGCAATCGCTTATGCATACGAACAGGGAACTAAACACAGAAAAGCTCCTCAGTTTCTTAACTCATTCCGATTCAAAAAAAGATGA
- a CDS encoding DUF4105 domain-containing protein, which produces MRLKIIGLLLAGSLLFLETPIYASDYENSKISLITCSGGSELYSTFGHSALRVQDDSLAIDVIFNFGLFDFNTPNFYMKFLRGRLNYMLGIQTTSDFLWQYNYEGRGVVEQELFLTPSQKREIMDRLNFLYMPENRNYLYSFLHKNCTTELRDLLKPYISFPEGKEASTFRELINSNVVDSKWTRTGINLILGSNLDKEISIWEGMFLPEKLYNGLKSLSKERELLPRTDKSLIKKTHFLLSPLFISLIFFLGLVLSRFFRVFKNLQLISLIFSALLGLVLLLIIVLTDHVELHANYNLLWCNPLYIILLGMYPYAARFKKSFRIMTVVMMFFSLTAVIIWLNKVQGFLPEYVFILASQVIMLGGIRTKVDEESN; this is translated from the coding sequence TTGAGACTGAAAATTATTGGATTATTATTGGCGGGGAGTTTGCTGTTTCTTGAAACTCCCATTTATGCGTCTGATTACGAAAACTCAAAGATCTCTCTTATTACTTGTTCCGGAGGTAGTGAGTTGTATTCTACTTTTGGTCACAGTGCACTAAGGGTTCAGGATGACTCACTGGCAATTGATGTTATTTTCAATTTTGGGCTCTTTGATTTTAATACTCCAAATTTCTACATGAAATTTCTTCGTGGGAGGCTAAATTATATGCTGGGGATACAGACTACCTCTGATTTTTTATGGCAGTATAACTATGAAGGGAGAGGAGTTGTTGAACAAGAGCTGTTTCTGACTCCATCTCAGAAGAGAGAGATAATGGATCGGCTAAACTTTCTGTATATGCCGGAAAACAGAAACTATCTCTACTCATTTCTGCATAAAAACTGCACAACAGAGCTAAGGGATCTTCTTAAGCCTTATATATCATTCCCTGAAGGAAAAGAGGCCTCCACCTTTAGAGAACTTATAAATTCCAATGTGGTTGATTCAAAGTGGACAAGAACAGGGATTAATTTAATTCTGGGATCAAATTTAGATAAGGAAATATCAATATGGGAGGGGATGTTTCTCCCTGAAAAATTGTATAACGGATTAAAATCACTTTCCAAAGAGAGGGAACTATTGCCAAGAACGGATAAATCACTGATTAAGAAAACTCATTTCTTACTATCACCTCTGTTTATCTCATTGATATTTTTTCTGGGATTGGTACTCTCCAGATTTTTCAGAGTGTTTAAGAATCTACAACTTATTTCACTTATCTTTTCTGCCCTTTTAGGCTTAGTGTTGCTCTTGATAATTGTATTGACTGATCATGTGGAACTACATGCTAATTATAATCTTCTTTGGTGTAATCCGCTCTATATTATATTGCTGGGAATGTATCCATATGCTGCTAGATTTAAAAAGAGCTTTCGAATTATGACTGTAGTAATGATGTTTTTTTCTCTTACAGCAGTGATAATATGGTTGAATAAAGTACAGGGATTTCTGCCGGAATATGTTTTTATTCTTGCGTCGCAGGTTATAATGTTAGGAGGTATCAGAACCAAAGTTGATGAAGAGAGCAATTAA
- a CDS encoding alpha/beta hydrolase yields the protein MKRAIKTLSVAVLLALIVIVIAISWLIPNYAVKINSEITNFFLTDHSSDKLLDPEDFGIQKNGIEYFSLLTPGGLTISAFRILPVDSVVRKGTIIFLHGIRRSKECSFPMASFFSKKGYDCFAMDLRSHGDSSGDYITFGNSEHRDVSSFIDYISENFGLENRVVLWGQSLGAAVAFLTAESDARVDALISESTYSDFESSVGDFFSSYTGFNSPFIERVIIKRVSRMANFRPDDISPLKAAKNIHIPVLIVHGNNDNKINPVYANELFLGLASNNKRILIIPGASHLDVWNKGGVGYFAEVDKFLNTAVLNFSSDE from the coding sequence ATGAAGAGAGCAATTAAAACACTTTCAGTTGCTGTACTACTGGCTTTGATTGTGATAGTTATTGCAATTAGTTGGCTTATTCCGAATTACGCCGTCAAAATTAACTCAGAGATTACCAATTTTTTTTTAACAGACCACTCCTCTGATAAACTTTTAGATCCGGAAGACTTTGGAATTCAAAAGAATGGTATTGAGTATTTCTCGTTGCTCACTCCTGGCGGGCTGACAATCTCTGCATTTAGGATATTACCTGTAGATTCTGTTGTTAGAAAGGGGACAATTATTTTTCTTCATGGAATAAGAAGATCTAAGGAGTGCTCTTTTCCAATGGCATCTTTTTTTTCCAAAAAAGGGTATGATTGTTTTGCGATGGATCTAAGGTCGCATGGAGATAGTAGTGGAGACTATATTACTTTTGGAAACTCAGAACATAGAGATGTCTCTTCATTTATTGACTATATTTCAGAAAATTTTGGATTAGAAAACAGGGTTGTGCTATGGGGGCAATCACTAGGCGCTGCAGTTGCTTTTCTGACTGCTGAATCTGATGCCAGGGTTGATGCTCTTATTTCAGAAAGCACATATTCAGATTTTGAAAGTTCGGTAGGTGATTTTTTCTCCTCTTATACGGGCTTTAACAGCCCATTCATTGAGAGAGTCATTATAAAAAGAGTTTCTCGCATGGCTAATTTCAGGCCGGATGATATATCTCCGTTGAAGGCTGCTAAAAATATTCATATACCTGTTTTGATAGTTCATGGAAATAATGATAATAAGATTAATCCGGTTTATGCCAATGAGCTTTTCCTTGGATTAGCTTCCAATAATAAAAGGATTCTGATTATCCCGGGTGCTTCACACCTGGATGTTTGGAATAAAGGTGGAGTAGGGTATTTTGCGGAGGTTGATAAATTTCTTAATACAGCTGTTTTAAATTTTTCTTCTGATGAATGA